TTAAAAAGCTATTCCATAATGCAGTGCCAGCGGCATACGCTACTGATCCTGATTTTCAGGACATCCTGAGCCGTTTTATTTTTGGGGAAGTTTTTTATCAAGGTAAGTTGGACGATAAACAACGTGAGCTTATCACTCTGGTGGTGCTTGTAACGAACCAAACGTTACCTCAGCTCAAGGCACATGCTCATGCTGCACTCAACGTTGGGCTGACACCGGTAGAAATCAAAGAGGCCATTTACCAATGCGCGCCTTATTTAGGATTCCCTAAAACGCTAAATGCCATCGCGGAGATTAATGAGGTTTTCCAGTCCAGAAATATCGAGTTACCTCTCGAAAGCCAAAAGCAGGTTGAAGAAGAGAATCGGATAGACAAAGGCCTTGCAGTGCAGGTAGAGATCTTTGGCGATATCATTGAAAAGAACAGGGGGAATGTTCCATACAATCAAAAGCATATACAAGACTATCTTTCTGCCTTCTGTTTTGGTGACTTCTATACTCGTGGAGGCCTTGATCTGAAAACACGGGAGTTGCTGACCCTCTGTATCGTGAGTAGTCTCGGCGGTTGTGAAAGTCAAGTCAAGGCACATGTGCAAGGCAACCTGAATGTAGGCAATGACAAGGATATCATGATCACTGCCATCACTCATTGCCTTCCTTATATGGGTTTTCCGAGAACATTAAATGCTTTGAGTTGTGTGAATGAAATCATTCCAGAATAGCAGGAGAAATTAAGCGAAAAAATAGATTTTTTTATAAATGAAAGTATACCTAAAATTAAGAAAGGGTGTTTATCTAAAATGTCAAATATTCAAGAGAAAGTAGTTATTATTACAGGAGCGTCCAGCGGTATTGGAGAAGCAGCTGCAAAAGAACTGGCATCTAAAGGTGCAAAATTGGTTCTTGCCGCTCGCCGCGAAGACCGGTTAAAGAAACTACAAGATGAAATTGAACAAAGCGGTGGAGAAGCTGTGTATAAGGTGACGGATGTAAGTTTACACCAACAAATGGAAGATCTTGCTGCATATGCGCTTAACAAGTTTGGAAAAATCGATGTTTTAGTCAATAATGCTGGAATCATGCCGCAGGCTTTTCTTGCTTTGAAAAAGGTTGATGAATGGGACCGAATGATCGATGTCAATATCAAAGGGGTATTGTACGCAATCG
The Paenibacillus peoriae DNA segment above includes these coding regions:
- a CDS encoding carboxymuconolactone decarboxylase family protein, whose amino-acid sequence is MNRIEKSQETFKKLFHNAVPAAYATDPDFQDILSRFIFGEVFYQGKLDDKQRELITLVVLVTNQTLPQLKAHAHAALNVGLTPVEIKEAIYQCAPYLGFPKTLNAIAEINEVFQSRNIELPLESQKQVEEENRIDKGLAVQVEIFGDIIEKNRGNVPYNQKHIQDYLSAFCFGDFYTRGGLDLKTRELLTLCIVSSLGGCESQVKAHVQGNLNVGNDKDIMITAITHCLPYMGFPRTLNALSCVNEIIPE